A region from the Salmo trutta chromosome 40, fSalTru1.1, whole genome shotgun sequence genome encodes:
- the LOC115180500 gene encoding mediator of RNA polymerase II transcription subunit 21 produces MIIYIYNISDTPFPVLLFSLILFHCSLCTPTCGWQQHAKKHLVCPEIQGEGETTKMADRLTQLQDAVNSLADQFCNAIGVLQQCAPPASFSNIQTAINKDQPSNPTEEYAQLFAALIARTAKDVDVLIDSLPSEESTAALQAASLRQLEEENHDAAARLEDVVYRGDLLLEKIQSALADIAQSQLRTRSGGPSQTTPPES; encoded by the exons atgataatatatatatataacatatctGATACTCCTTTCCcagttttgttattttctttaattTTATTTCACTGTTCGTTGTGTACTCCAACCTGCGGATGGCAACAACACGCTAAGAAACATCTTGTCTGTCCGGAAATCCAAGGAGAAGGAGAAACAACAAAGATGGCGGACAGGCTAACGCAACTTCAAGATGCAGTCAATTCT CTTGCTGATCAGTTTTGCAACGCAATCGGGGTGCTGCAGCAGTGTGCGCCGCCAGCTTCGTTCAGCAACATACAGACAGCAATCAACAAGGACCAGCCATCGAACCCCACTGAGG AGTATGCCCAACTATTTGCTGCACTGATTGCCCGGACAGCTAAGGATGTGGACGTGCTGATTGACTCACTGCCTAGTGAGGAGTCCACGGCAGCTCTACAG GCAGCCAGTCTGCGGCAGTTGGAGGAGGAGAATCATGATGCAGCGGCACGTCTCGAAGACGTGGTATACCGAGGGGACCTGCTACTGGAGAAGATCCAAAGCGCCCTGGCTGATATTGCTCAGTCACAACTTCGTACACGCAGTGGAGGGCCCAGCCAGACCACACCGCCAGAATCATGA
- the LOC115180498 gene encoding serine/threonine-protein kinase 38-like, with protein MAMTGGTAAALPMSNHTRERVTVAKLTLENFYSTLLTQHEERETRQKKLEKVMDEEGLIDEEKVMRRSQHARKETEFLRLKRTRLGLDDFESLKVIGRGAFGEVRLVQKKDTGHIYAMKILRKADMLEKEQVAHIRAERDILVEADGAWVVKMFYSFQDKRNLYLIMEFLPGGDMMTLLMKKDTLSEEATQFYIAETVLAIDSIHQLGFIHRDIKPDNLLLDSRGHVKLSDFGLCTGLKKAHRTEFYRNLTHNPPSDFSFQNMNSKRKAETWKKNRRQLAYSTVGTPDYIAPEVFLQTGYNKLCDWWSLGVIMYEMLIGYPPFCSETPQETYRKVMNWKETLVFPPEVPISERAKDLILRYCNDAENRVGAVSVEEMKSHAFFEPVDWEHIRERPAAISIEIKSIDDTSNFDEFPESDILQPVSNVTEPDKSKDWVFLNYTYKRFEGLTQRGTIPTYMKAGKA; from the exons ATGGCCATGACGGGAGGGACTGCAGCTGCCCTTCCCATGAGCAACCACACCCGGGAGAGGGTGACCGTGGCCAAGCTGACACTGGAGAACTTCTACAGCACTCTGCTGACACAACACGAGGAGCGAGAGACCAG GCAGAAGAAGCTGGAGAAAGTCATGGATGAGGAAGGCTTGATAGATGAAGAG AAGGTAATGCGACGCTCCCAGCACGCCAGGAAGGAGACAGAGTTCCTGCGGCTGAAGAGGACCCGGCTGGGCCTGGACGACTTTGAGTCACTAAAGGTCATTGGTCGAGGCGCCTTTGGAGAG GTCCGCTTGGTGCAGAAAAAAGACACCGGGCACATATATGCCATGAAGATCTTGAGGAAAGCTGACATGTTGGAGAAGGAGCAGGTGGCTCATATTCGGGCAGAGAGGGACATCTTGGTGGAGGCGGACGGGGCCTGGGTGGTCAAGATGTTCTACAGTTTCCAGGATAAGAGGAACCTCTACCTCATCATGGAGTTTCTACCTGGAG GTGACATGATGACCCTGCTGATGAAAAAGGACACCCTGTCTGAAGAGGCTACCCAGTTCTACATAGCTGAGACCGTCCTGGCCATCGACTCCATCCACCAGCTGGGCTTCATCCACAGAGACATCAAACCTGATAACCTGCTTCTGGACTCCAGG GGTCATGTAAAGCTGTCTGATTTTGGTCTGTGTACGGGACTGAAAAAGGCCCACCGTACAGAGTTCTACAGGAACCTCACACACAACCCTCCCAGTGACTTCT CCTTCCAAAACATGAACTCAAAGAGAAAAGCAGAGACATGGAAGAAGAACCGGAGGCAACTG GCCTACTCTACAGTGGGAACACCAGACTACATTGCTCCAGAGGTGTTCCTGCAGACGGGATACAACAAGCTCTGTGACTGGTGGTCTCTTGGGGTCATCATGTATGAGATGCTGATAG GGTACCCCCCGTTCTGTTCTGAAACACCCCAGGAGACATATAGGAAGGTGATGAACTGGAAGGAGACGTTGGTCTTCCCCCCTGAGGTGCCCATCTCAGAGCGGGCCAAGGACTTGATTCTCAG GTACTGTAATGACGCTGAGAACCGTGTTGGTGCTGTGAGTGTTGAGGAGATGAAGAGTCACGCCTTCTTTGAGCCTGTGGACTGGGAACACATCAG AGAAAGACCAGCCGCCATCTCCATTGAGATCAAGAGCATTGATGACACATCGAACTTTGATGAGTTCCCAGAATCGGACATCCTTCAGCCAG TTTCCAACGTGACAGAACCAGACAAATCCAAGGACTGGGTGTTCCTGAACTACACCTACAAGAGGTTTGAGGGGCTGACTCAGCGTGGCACCATCCCCACATACATGAAGGCAGGGAAGGCCTGA